One Pyxicephalus adspersus chromosome 3, UCB_Pads_2.0, whole genome shotgun sequence genomic window carries:
- the FAM174C gene encoding protein FAM174C isoform X1, with translation MEMWTCTCGLSFILLVVDCVSAVANSTNVTATTGTPLATTTSTTSHVQLSLWNNYEMLQRAFYVLIGISVLAVLYFVLRTCSIKKKPQRKKYGLLSDYDENMEMGSMESDEEKIFESRNIRR, from the exons ATGGAG ATGTGGACTTGTACATGCGGTTTAAGCTTCATCCTACTTGTGGTCGACTGTGTCAGTGCAGTGGCAAATTCTACAAATGTTACAGCCACAACAGGAACACCTCTTGCCACGACCACATCTACTACTAGCCACGTGCAGCTCTCTTTGTGGAACAATTATGAAATGTTGCAGAGAGCATTCTACGTACTGATTGGAATCAGCGTGTTGGCTGTACTTTACTTTGTCTTACGGACTTGTAG cataaaaaagaaaccacaaaGGAAGAAATATGGGCTGCTGTCTGACTATGATGAAAATATGGAGATGGGATCTATGGAAAGTGATGAGGAGAAAATCTTTGAATCCCGAAATATAAGAAG gtGA
- the FAM174C gene encoding protein FAM174C isoform X2 has protein sequence MWTCTCGLSFILLVVDCVSAVANSTNVTATTGTPLATTTSTTSHVQLSLWNNYEMLQRAFYVLIGISVLAVLYFVLRTCSIKKKPQRKKYGLLSDYDENMEMGSMESDEEKIFESRNIRR, from the exons ATGTGGACTTGTACATGCGGTTTAAGCTTCATCCTACTTGTGGTCGACTGTGTCAGTGCAGTGGCAAATTCTACAAATGTTACAGCCACAACAGGAACACCTCTTGCCACGACCACATCTACTACTAGCCACGTGCAGCTCTCTTTGTGGAACAATTATGAAATGTTGCAGAGAGCATTCTACGTACTGATTGGAATCAGCGTGTTGGCTGTACTTTACTTTGTCTTACGGACTTGTAG cataaaaaagaaaccacaaaGGAAGAAATATGGGCTGCTGTCTGACTATGATGAAAATATGGAGATGGGATCTATGGAAAGTGATGAGGAGAAAATCTTTGAATCCCGAAATATAAGAAG gtGA